A portion of the Chloroflexota bacterium genome contains these proteins:
- a CDS encoding glycosyltransferase family 4 protein, which produces MEDRRLLFVNPVSRLGGAERSTLSLLIRLPREGFTATLVCPAEGLLPDMARRHGLEVIILPLTASRFASAPANLWGQAKELRSSTTNLVHLIKDGGYNLLHINSHKMGLPCTLAARMARIPIIWHIRDILVTTPLRRFALISLIKYLPDRVIAVSEACARQFAPSRKVRCIYNGIDVAQCRAEANGARIREEMGLSPNTPLIGCVGQLIPWKGQDYFLRAAACLIKTMPQAKFLIVGEDTTPEQDFAPRLKQLSAELGLFSHTIFTGFRQDAISLIDSMDILIHPPIQPDPLPRALLEGMALSKPIVASRVGGIPEMITDGETGLLVPPKDGTALAEAMVRLLNDPQRAQEMGRRGEERVRQLFSIEKHVRSMADIYHDLLGP; this is translated from the coding sequence GAGAGGGGTTCACGGCCACTTTGGTCTGTCCAGCGGAAGGGCTTCTACCAGACATGGCTCGTCGCCATGGGCTTGAGGTAATCATCCTCCCCCTGACGGCCTCACGATTCGCCAGTGCTCCAGCCAACCTCTGGGGACAGGCGAAGGAGCTAAGGTCCAGTACGACAAACCTTGTCCACCTTATCAAGGATGGTGGCTACAACCTCCTTCACATCAACTCCCATAAGATGGGACTACCCTGTACCCTGGCCGCCAGGATGGCCAGAATACCCATCATTTGGCACATCAGAGACATCCTGGTAACCACCCCTTTGCGTCGTTTTGCCCTGATAAGCCTGATCAAATACCTACCAGATAGGGTCATCGCCGTCTCAGAGGCTTGCGCCAGACAGTTCGCCCCCAGCCGCAAGGTGCGGTGTATCTACAATGGCATCGATGTCGCTCAATGCCGGGCCGAGGCAAACGGTGCCAGGATCAGGGAGGAGATGGGGCTCAGTCCCAATACACCCCTAATCGGCTGCGTCGGACAGCTCATACCCTGGAAGGGACAGGATTACTTTCTGCGCGCTGCGGCATGTCTTATAAAGACCATGCCTCAGGCTAAATTCCTCATCGTGGGCGAGGATACTACCCCTGAGCAGGACTTCGCGCCACGGTTGAAACAGCTGTCCGCTGAACTGGGACTTTTCTCTCACACCATCTTCACCGGCTTTCGCCAGGATGCAATCTCACTGATTGACTCTATGGATATTCTCATTCATCCCCCCATCCAGCCTGATCCCTTACCACGCGCCTTGCTGGAGGGTATGGCCCTGAGCAAGCCGATCGTAGCCAGCCGAGTGGGCGGTATTCCTGAGATGATCACAGACGGCGAGACAGGCTTATTGGTCCCCCCCAAGGATGGAACTGCTCTCGCCGAGGCGATGGTGAGGCTACTCAATGATCCCCAGCGCGCTCAAGAGATGGGCAGACGGGGGGAAGAACGTGTGCGACAGCTCTTCTCTATAGAGAAGCATGTCCGTTCAATGGCAGACATCTATCACGACCTGTTAGGGCCATGA